From one Cinclus cinclus unplaced genomic scaffold, bCinCin1.1 SCAFFOLD_249, whole genome shotgun sequence genomic stretch:
- the LOC134057548 gene encoding uncharacterized protein LOC134057548 encodes MSDMAPPPSLRPPRGPHVTRENPALLPPTNHSARSLLDFRVRALFIPSSVPVLPVRAVLARKALPIPSGFSQDRFECSQYWFQHCAGHGHFGTPQGRARLLFSVGTDLGRAGSGGGGGRKEEREEQEGESQEHEEEELQEKEQQQNHSAPPPARSGCSSPNSGSITLPPRNPQDFPFPNHGQMEEEAVRKMAQKPYADKELRMETREDKSPQLNLMEKAF; translated from the exons GCCCCGCCGCCATCGCTCCGGCCCCCCCGCGGCCCACACGTGACCAGGGAGAACCCCGCGCTGCTTCCGCCCACCAATCACAGCGCGCGATCGCTCCTGGATTT CCGCGTCCGGGCGCTGTTTATTCCCAGTTccgtcccagtgctcccagtaagagcggtCCTAGCACGGAAAGCGCTCCCAATTCCTTCCGGGTTCTCTCAGGATCGCTTCGAGTGCTCCCAGTATTGGTTCCAGCACTGTGCAGGGCACGGCCACTTTGGAAccccccagggcagagcacggCTGCTTTTCAGTGTCGGCACCGAcctgggccgggctgggagcggaggagggggaggaaggaaagaggagcgggaagaacaagaaggggaaagtcaggaacatgaggaagaggagctgcaagagaaagagcagcagcagaaccactcggctcccccgcccgcccgctcaGGCTGCAGTTCCCCCAACTCTGGCAGCATCACCCTGCCCCCCCGGAACCCACAG gatttcccattcccaaatcatggtcagatggaggaggaggccgtGAGGAAGATGGCCCAGAAGCCCTATGCAG acaaggagctgaggatggagaccaGGGAGGACAAATCCCCACAGCTGAACCTtatggaaaaggcattttaa